Proteins co-encoded in one Chiroxiphia lanceolata isolate bChiLan1 chromosome 21, bChiLan1.pri, whole genome shotgun sequence genomic window:
- the LOC116796975 gene encoding uncharacterized protein LOC116796975 isoform X8 codes for MIHCGKKHICAVVACIVIFASILICYWKDLQLPNTITRKIFPQATTASPAGQLCRGKIAQNAITPLKDNRTFIISPYFDDRESKVTRVIGIVHHEDVKQLYCWFCCQPNGKIYVSNAKIDVHSDRFGFPYGAADIVCLEPENCDPTHVSIHPFAHGNIDQLPRFEIKNRKPEPFSVDFTVCISAMFGNYNNVLQFIQSLEMYKILGAQKVVIYKNNCSHLMEKVLKFYIEEGTVEIIPWPINSHLKVSSKWHFSMDAKDIGYYGQITALNDCIYRNMQRSRFVVLNDADEIILPLKHPNWKTMMSSLQEQNPGTGIFLFENHIFPETISTHMFNISSWNTVPGVNILQHVHREPDRKDVFNPRKMIVDPQKVIQTSVHSVLHAYGDSVNVPMDVALIYHCRKPLQRDLPRESLVRDTALWRYNSSLIMNVNKVLSETIL; via the coding sequence ATGAtacactgtggaaaaaaacatataTGTGCTGTTGTTGCATGTATTGTTATTTTTGCAAGCATTTTAATCTGCTACTGGAAGGATCTTCAGCTACCGAATACAATAACTAGAAAAATCTTCCCCCAGGCAACAACTGCCAGTCCAGCAGGTCAGCTTTGTAGGGGGAAAATTGCTCAAAATGCAATAACACCATTAAAAGATAACAGAACTTTTATTATATCCCCATACTTTGAtgacagagaaagcaaagtcaCTCGTGTGATTGGGATTGTTCACCACGAAGATGTGAAACAACTGTACTGCTGGTTCTGCTGTCAGCCCAATGGAAAGATCTATGTATCAAATGCAAAAATTGATGTTCACTCAGATAGATTTGGATTCCCTTATGGTGCAGCAGATATAGTTTGTTTGGAACCTGAAAACTGTGATCCAACGCATGTATCAATTCATCCGTTTGCACATGGAAATATTGACCAGCTGCCAAGGTTTGAAATTAAAAACCGCAAGCCTGAGCCCTTTTCTGTTGACTTCACTGTGTGCATCTCTGCCATGTTTGGAAACTACAACAATGTCTTGCAGTTCATACAGAGTCTGGAAATGTACAAGATTCTTGGAGCACAGAAAGTGGTGATCTATAAGAACAACTGCAGCCACCTGATGGAGAAAGTCTTGAAGTTTTATATAGAAGAAGGAACTGTAGAGATAATTCCCTGGCCGATAAACTCACACCTCAAGGTTTCCTCTAAATGGCACTTTTCTATGGATGCAAAAGACATTGGCTATTATGGACAAATCACAGCTCTAAATGACTGTATATACCGTAACATGCAAAGGAGCAGGTTTGTGGTTCTTAATGATGCTGATGAAATAATTCTTCCTCTTAAGCatccaaactggaaaacaatGATGAGCAGCCTTCAGGAACAAAATCCAGGGACTGGCATTTTCCTCTTCGAGAACCATATCTTCCCAGAAACCATCTCTACTCACATGTTCAACATCTCGTCCTGGAATACTGTGCCAGGTGTTAACATATTACAGCATGTTCACAGAGAGCCTGACAGGAAAGATGTTTTCAATCCCAGGAAGATGATAGTTGATCCACAAAAGGTGATTCAGACTTCTGTCCACTCCGTCCTACATGCCTATGGGGACAGTGTGAATGTTCCCATGGATGTTGCCCTCATTTATCACTGTCGGAAGCCCCTTCAAAGAGACCTTCCCAGAGAATCCCTTGTCAGGGATACAGCCCTGTGGAGATACAACTCATCATTAATCATGAATGTTAACAAGGTGCTATCTGAAACCATACTGTAA